A DNA window from Vigna unguiculata cultivar IT97K-499-35 chromosome 10, ASM411807v1, whole genome shotgun sequence contains the following coding sequences:
- the LOC114165622 gene encoding cytochrome b561 and DOMON domain-containing protein At3g07570 produces the protein MKLTSFCQIILFVMLYNSSTFVTSQDSCSSKLLQLQLPIPFDTSSLLCSSVWPAHSFILRYAKASSDVWSFIFSFPLDPKAYAAIGFSKDGSMVGSSAIVGWMPSPGAGGMKYYYLGGKSEDEVIKDRSDLYIMNASFVPATDSLGYLIFQLKTTQPSTDLIFAIGPNGQFPDYPRYDLPKHIDQTSITIDYSKGGSTRSNSNLNLRRSHGVLNIMGWSILMIIGAIIARYFKERDPMWFYLHASIQAFGFLAGIFGVLCGLLLARNLKVTHHKNVGILIIILGFLQVLAIILRPGRESKIRKYWNWYHHNVGRILIIFAILNTFYGLHLGGEGSKWFLAYGVSIGILVIVVVFLEIRMRMIARRETKPSPQSLDMPY, from the exons ATGAAGTTAACAAGTTTCTGCCAGATAATCTTGTTCGTTATGCTCTATAATTCATCAACCTTTGTGACTTCTCAAGATTCATGCTCCTCTAAATTGCTGCAACTTCAGCTTCCTATCCCTTTCGATACAAGTTCACTCCTCTGCAGTTCTGTTTGGCCTGCTCACAGTTTCATCCTTAGA TATGCTAAGGCTTCATCAGATGTGTGGAGTTTCATATTTTCATTCCCATTAGACCCAAAAGCTTATGCAGCAATAGGGTTCTCGAAAGATGGAAGCATGGTGGGTTCTAGTGCAATTGTGGGGTGGATGCCATCACCAGGTGCTGGGGGCATGAAATATTACTATCTGGGTGGAAAATCAGAAGATGAAGTGATTAAAGACAGAAGTGATCTTTATATTATGAATGCATCATTTGTTCCAGCAACTGATTCACTTGGTTACTTAATCTTCCAATTGAAGACCACACAACCTTCTACCGATCTCATATTTGCCATTGGACCCAATGGCCAGTTTCCTGATTATCCACGCTATGACTTGCCCAAACATATTGATCAGACATCAATAACCATTGATTATTCAAAAG GAGGTTCAACTAGAAGCAATTCTAACCTAAATCTTCGAAGAAGCCATGGAGTTCTGAACATAATGGGATGGAGCATTCTAATGATAATAGGAGCCATAATTGCTCGATACTTCAAAGAAAGGGATCCCATGTGGTTTTATCTGCATGCTTCAATTCAAGCATTTGGGTTCCTTGCTGGCATATTTGGAGTTTTATGTGGATTGCTCTTAGCTAGGAATCTCAAAGTCACACATCACAAAAATGTAGGAATCCTCATCATCATCCTTGGCTTCCTACAG GTGTTGGCCATTATATTAAGACCAGGAAGAGAATCAAAGATAAGAAAGTACTGGAATTGGTATCATCATAATGTGGGGAGGATTTTGATTATCTTTGCAATTCTTAACACATTTTATGGACTCCATTTGGGAGGAGAAGGATCTAAGTGGTTTCTTGCTTATGGAGTGAGTATTGGTATCTTGGTGATTGTGGTTGTGTTCTTGGAGATAAGAATGAGAATGATTGCAAGAAGAGAAACTAAGCCATCTCCTCAATCCCTGGATATGCCTTATTAG